Proteins from a single region of Fusobacterium sp. SYSU M8D902:
- the rplJ gene encoding 50S ribosomal protein L10 codes for MATQAKIEQVAELAEKIRKAQSVVLVDYQGITVNEETELRKKVREAGAEYLVAKNRLFKIALKEAGVEDSFDDLLEGTTAFAFGYDDPVAPAKLVFDLAKDKAKAKKDIFKIKGGVLTGKRVEATEVEALAKLPSRDQLLSMLLNSMLGPIRKLAYATVAISDKKEAETTAE; via the coding sequence ATGGCAACTCAAGCAAAAATCGAACAAGTAGCTGAACTAGCAGAAAAAATAAGAAAAGCTCAATCAGTAGTATTAGTTGACTATCAAGGAATCACAGTTAACGAGGAAACTGAATTAAGAAAAAAAGTAAGAGAAGCAGGTGCTGAATATCTAGTTGCAAAAAACAGATTATTCAAAATAGCATTAAAAGAAGCTGGAGTAGAAGATTCTTTTGATGATTTATTAGAAGGGACTACAGCATTCGCTTTCGGATATGATGATCCAGTAGCTCCTGCAAAATTAGTTTTTGATTTAGCAAAAGATAAGGCTAAAGCAAAAAAAGATATATTCAAAATTAAAGGTGGAGTATTAACAGGAAAAAGAGTTGAAGCAACTGAGGTAGAAGCTCTAGCTAAATTACCTTCAAGAGATCAATTACTTTCTATGTTACTTAACTCAATGCTTGGACCAATCAGAAAACTTGCTTACGCAACTGTGGCAATATCTGATAAAAAAGAAGCTGAAACTACAGCTGAATAA
- the rplA gene encoding 50S ribosomal protein L1 — translation MAKHRGKKYLEIAKLVETGKLYEVKEALDLVLKTRTAKFTETVEVALRLGVDPRHADQQVRGTVVLPHGTGKTVKVLAITSGANIEKALAAGADYAGAEEYINQIQQGWLDFDLVIATPDMMPKLGRLGKILGTKGLMPNPKSGTVTPNIAEAVSEFKKGKLAFRVDKLGSIHVPIGKADFAPEKIEENFKAFLDQITRLKPATSKGQYLRTVAVSLTMGPGIKMDPALVAKYVG, via the coding sequence ATGGCAAAACATAGAGGAAAAAAATACTTAGAAATAGCTAAGTTAGTAGAAACTGGAAAGCTTTATGAAGTAAAAGAAGCTTTAGATCTAGTATTAAAAACTAGAACAGCTAAATTTACTGAAACAGTAGAAGTAGCATTAAGATTAGGAGTAGATCCTAGACATGCTGACCAACAAGTTAGAGGAACAGTTGTATTACCTCACGGAACTGGAAAAACTGTAAAAGTATTAGCAATAACTTCAGGAGCTAACATTGAGAAGGCTTTAGCAGCTGGTGCAGATTATGCAGGAGCTGAGGAATATATAAACCAAATTCAACAAGGATGGCTTGATTTCGATTTAGTAATCGCTACTCCTGACATGATGCCTAAATTAGGAAGATTAGGAAAAATCCTAGGAACTAAAGGATTAATGCCTAACCCTAAATCAGGAACTGTAACTCCAAACATTGCAGAAGCAGTATCTGAGTTCAAAAAAGGTAAATTAGCATTCAGAGTTGACAAATTAGGATCAATTCATGTGCCAATTGGTAAAGCAGATTTCGCACCTGAGAAAATTGAAGAGAACTTCAAAGCTTTCTTAGATCAAATCACAAGATTAAAACCAGCAACTTCAAAAGGACAATACTTAAGAACTGTTGCTGTATCACTAACTATGGGACCTGGAATAAAAATGGACCCTGCATTAGTAGCTAAATACGTTGGATAA
- the rplK gene encoding 50S ribosomal protein L11, with amino-acid sequence MAKEVIKLIKLQLPAGKANPAPPVGPALGAHGVNIMEFCKAFNAKTQDKSGWIIPVEISVYNDRSFTFILKTPPASDLLKKAAGIQSAAKNSKKEVAGQITTAKLKEIAETKMPDLNAGSVEAAMRIIAGSARSMGIKIVD; translated from the coding sequence ATGGCAAAAGAAGTAATTAAATTAATAAAACTACAATTACCAGCAGGTAAAGCTAACCCAGCTCCACCAGTTGGACCAGCATTAGGAGCTCACGGAGTAAACATTATGGAATTCTGTAAAGCATTCAATGCAAAAACTCAAGATAAATCAGGATGGATAATCCCAGTTGAGATTTCTGTTTATAACGATAGAAGTTTCACATTTATATTAAAAACTCCACCTGCATCAGACTTACTAAAGAAAGCAGCAGGAATCCAATCAGCAGCTAAGAACTCTAAAAAAGAAGTTGCTGGACAAATTACAACAGCTAAATTAAAAGAGATCGCTGAAACTAAGATGCCTGACTTAAACGCAGGATCAGTAGAAGCAGCTATGAGAATAATAGCTGGATCAGCAAGATCAATGGGAATAAAAATAGTAGACTAA
- the nusG gene encoding transcription termination/antitermination protein NusG, with translation MEKTLVKKWFMIHTYSGYEKKVKTDLEQKIETLGMGDIVTKILVPEEETIEEVRGKKKTVARKIFPGYVMLEMVATREESNEGINFRVDSDAWYVVRNTNGVTGFVGVGSDPIPMEDEEVMNIFNVIGLDLTEEEKEIKEVIKINFAVGDYVKVLNGGFADQEGKVAEIDMEHKKAKVMIEMFGRMTPVEVDFDSVQKA, from the coding sequence ATGGAAAAAACCTTAGTAAAAAAATGGTTTATGATTCATACTTATTCAGGGTATGAGAAAAAAGTTAAAACAGACCTTGAGCAGAAAATAGAAACTCTTGGAATGGGAGATATTGTTACAAAGATTCTTGTTCCAGAAGAAGAGACTATTGAAGAAGTAAGAGGGAAAAAGAAAACTGTTGCCAGAAAGATATTTCCTGGATATGTAATGCTAGAAATGGTAGCTACAAGAGAGGAAAGTAATGAAGGAATTAACTTTAGAGTTGATTCTGATGCTTGGTATGTAGTTAGAAATACAAATGGTGTAACAGGATTCGTAGGAGTTGGATCTGATCCTATTCCAATGGAAGATGAGGAAGTTATGAACATATTTAATGTCATAGGTTTAGATCTTACTGAGGAAGAAAAAGAGATCAAAGAAGTAATAAAAATTAACTTTGCTGTAGGTGATTATGTAAAAGTACTTAACGGTGGTTTTGCTGATCAAGAGGGTAAAGTAGCTGAAATAGATATGGAACATAAGAAAGCAAAAGTCATGATCGAAATGTTTGGAAGAATGACTCCAGTAGAAGTAGATTTTGACAGTGTTCAAAAGGCGTAA
- the secE gene encoding preprotein translocase subunit SecE, giving the protein MNLFQGIKMEYSKVQWPNKEEIKNSTLWVIAMSLILSIYLGVFDLIASRLLKILVSLFGG; this is encoded by the coding sequence ATGAATCTTTTTCAAGGAATAAAAATGGAGTATTCCAAAGTTCAATGGCCTAACAAGGAGGAAATTAAAAATTCTACTCTTTGGGTAATAGCAATGAGCTTAATACTTAGTATATATTTGGGAGTTTTTGATTTGATTGCTTCTAGACTATTAAAAATTTTGGTATCTCTCTTTGGAGGATAA
- the rpmG gene encoding 50S ribosomal protein L33 — translation MRVNIQLECTECKRRNYSTSKNKKNTTERLEINKYCKWDKKVTLHKETKK, via the coding sequence TTGAGAGTAAATATTCAATTAGAATGTACAGAGTGCAAAAGAAGAAACTATAGCACATCAAAAAATAAAAAGAATACTACAGAAAGATTAGAAATTAATAAATACTGTAAGTGGGACAAAAAAGTTACTTTACATAAAGAAACTAAGAAATAA